A segment of the Gossypium hirsutum isolate 1008001.06 chromosome D10, Gossypium_hirsutum_v2.1, whole genome shotgun sequence genome:
CATGCCTTTTCCTTTTAATAAAAGGCTACTCTTTTGAATTCGGTTGGGTTGGGTCCCATTAACTAACCTTCTTCTCTTTGGCCTCAGAATTTCATGATGATCCGACGGTGGCGACGCAATTTTCTCCACGATCTGCTTGATGTTTCCACCTGTCGACACGTGTAAGTTTAGCGGCTATGCAGACAATGTCAGAAGCTGTGGGACCCCATGTCACCGCTCACGTAAACACATTGCTATatggtatatataaaaaaaatgaataaggtTCTCAGGAGCATTATAACAAACATTTGATGGGCACAATTGGCCACCAACTTTATCACCTAAATGCAACACAGAAAATAAAATAGGGATGAGATGACTAGGCGTAGCCCAAAATTTTGCTCTCTATACCCGACATTCAAATATTTTCACactacttttatttattttgccCTCAAACCACCCCAAACTCATTCATCCACCTAAACTGAAGCCCagctgtttcttttattttttatgttcattATATATAACATAATGATATTAAGTGTTGAATAATGGATGTCTAACCCTTAGAGTTGGAGCTGTTGGTAACTGAGATATCTTTTCTTAAGCTGAAAAAGGGAAGCAAAGATATGCAGATTTGTAAGGGGTTGATGTTCCCATCATGACTccttaaaaacataataaaaattaatttataaaaaagaaaGGAACTTCTCTATGATCTCTTTGTACAACAGGTCATTTGCAAGTGATGACATTAAAAGGAATTCTCATCATTTTAGGGTTATGAATTGAGACATGGAAagagtttttgtttttaaattcaattggattgatttgaattatcatttaataatacaaatattttaatttaattataaattacataTATGTTATTTGGCATCATTATTATTGTAATATGCATTAAAACGTAGGTTGGTTATACAATTAAGTGCGCATTATTTTATAATGGAACATACTCAAATCAAGCTCAACTCTAGTTTGTATATTTTTTGGGTTTTAGTTTTATTCGACTCTATTTATAAACATCTCTATGTATGAGTAATGATGGCAATGAGGGGGTGGAACAGATTTTTGCTCGCCCCAATGCCGACCTAATACTCTTTCATGCCTCGACCTCGACCCGACTccaatcttaaaaaaaaataacgTGCCCTGAActcgaaaattaattttatatccaaccaactaaattttttttttgttcaatattGAATTTGTTGTATTCATGATTTATTTTTTGAGTTATGATACACTACTAGAAAATGTCTTAAAAGTGACACAAAATGCTATAAATCTGTCCTATATTGATAATAAGTGACGGATTTGTTCTGTAATAAATACCCATCCCTAATAAGTCCATTACAATGTTGAGCGACTCCGTAACTAAATCTCTAACGGAAGTACCGTCACAATTTTTGGCATTTTCCGTTCCCAATAATTTACTAAACCAGGCAATTAATTTGCCTGTCACTAGATTCTATCACTAGGGTTTTCTTGCCACTATTTTCGTTACTAAATTTTGTCACAATTTCCGTTACTGAATCTTTTTTGTcattctttttaaattaaaattctgtcacaatttatcataataatttattttgatttattaaaatattatttttaattaattattcaaatccATCATACTCCATCACAAAATAATGTCACTATTTATAATTTCAATCTTTGTGATGAAAATTCCCGTCACAAGCTATGTTCGAGAAATAATGCCAAAACTTTGTGATAGTAATTGTGATGGAATATGATTTTCATCACATTTCTATCACAAATTCATCACTACTCCGTCACTAATAAGGTACAATAGTAAACGAAAATTGTGACGAAAAACATTTCTGTCAGTGTTAAGACATTTTATGGTAGTGATATACAATAAATATCATGCTAGGGATgactaaataaaatatatatattacatcacaaaataaaaaaataatgaaaaaaaaaaggagagggagACTTGGGAAAAGAAATTAGTGTGAAAAGTGAGTAAATGTGGTAAAATGATGTTGGTAATGataaattttaaggttttttaacttaattaatattagatatATAATagggtaatttcataaatatctCAAAACAGATGGAGTAGTTTCATGCTAAACCCGACccaaactcgatttaaaaaaaaccTCTATTGGGTTGAATCAACTTGAAACCTATCAGTTTtagttaggtttttttttcttgccATCCCTACTTATGAGAGTAAATTTCATAAATCGACTTTTTTCCAgcaataatacaaaaaaaattatttacttaaacaatatgaaaactttttttatttatgtgaATAATATGATATTGTACCTAGGGACCCGAAATTATCAATCGTCATGGCGACTTGGGATGAAAACGATGTTATTGTTGTTCGAATCAGTCGACATGTGTTGGAAACCCAAACCTCCAACCGACATGgagatttatcaaaaaaaaaaggttcaagACTTATTTTTTACTacatatgttttgtttttttatttataatttatttatgtttgtagatttaaaaaaatgatttttataactttttatccaaaaataaaatttttaaataattgtccttttcttttttaaaacttttagaattagaattaatgTAACAATACGATTTTCAATGGTTTCGAGAAAAAAAAGaagcattaattaaaaacattaattaaaaatttaaaaaaaacttaaaataatatgaaataaaaaatagaaatatactCAAACTTGGAACTCAAAGATGAAACCACTATTATTTAACCATCTAACTAAAGAAactaaagtgattaaaatattaattaaaaataacaaaaaaatttaaaacaatataaaataaaaaatataaatttgagtaaaaaaaaccAAACCcgaaatttaaagacaaaactaTTAACATATGATCATCTCACGAAAGGaattaatatgttaaaaaaaattacaaatctcTAAATGTTTAGATTGGATTGATCTCCTTCAACTAAAATATTCTTCATTACATCATCAACAGCAAAAAAAACATTAAGAATGCAATCCAAAGTCAAAAGTTGTATACCTTATGGGTAAAGGCTTACACCTTGCTTCAAAATAGAGTAAAACAACCTTCACTTTCATAAACAACACATTGCCATCATATATTCTCTATAGAATCCTAGTTTTATcaactattttgaaattttttgaaccTTTAGAGTTTTGTTTgcttatcatattttttttagaaagtaAACGTGGATTATTACGAGAATTCCACGTTagtgttattaaaattttaataatctaattaacttttcatcaaaaaatgaaaatattaagggGTGTTTGAAAAGCTACCTGATAATTAAATTTGACTATAATTACTTGTAATTGGCGAGTCTTACTAGATTGGGTATAAGTGGAGCACTCCAATCACATTTTTCAATTCCATGGAGGTTGAGAATTAGAATAATTATACAAGTATTTACATTCAAATCCGATTACACTATAGCTTCCCAAATACTCATAATTTTCAAACACCAGAatccaattaatttttatacaagttataaaatttatattagaagCATAGACACATGAATATGTACAAACATGCATTAACAagttataaaaatcaaaatataactataattacatgtattttataaagttataacaagatttatattataaataaacaaaaaaaaaactatattaaaattttcaaagttagatgatacttcattttaatttattcatttggtTCAAAAATCATAAAAGCGTAGTAGTAAGGACATGCAAACTATTCAAATATGACATATGTAATTACAGTATGTCTTTCTAGATCGACAACAATATCTATATCAATCGAGCTTAAATTCAATCAACTACTGGACAAATTCTTTAGCTAAACAATTCttataaaaagaaaagttaattTCATATCGCTATTACTCTTTTAATCGCCAATGTTCAAATCAAACAACTAAAGCACTTCTCCTTACATATACATAAAGGTTTCTCATTGAAAACAAGATTATATCTTTGTACACCTTCGACTCCTCTCCAATATAATGATTAGAGAAGGAATTACTAACCCCCCACAAGAGAAAAAACTCTTAAGAAAAGCTAGTTTGGAAGTCGAATGGCATTGTGAAAATGGGAGTTGAAAAGTGCTTCAAAATCAGGAGGAGTAAAGAACTCTCTAACTCCATTACGGTGGCATCTTAAAGGAGGCTTACGCCTTGTTGGAGGTGGGGGACAAGGCAATCTGTCTGCTATCTTTGATTCTTTTGAAGTTGGAGTTGTTGAACAAGCTGCTGTTGCTTCTTCTTCACTTGGTTTTGTGTTAATTGGTTTCAAT
Coding sequences within it:
- the LOC107916033 gene encoding cyclin-dependent protein kinase inhibitor SMR6, with the translated sequence MGFSEKPRIDERLENEGKKWVITGIPSLKPINTKPSEEEATAACSTTPTSKESKIADRLPCPPPPTRRKPPLRCHRNGVREFFTPPDFEALFNSHFHNAIRLPN